Below is a genomic region from Desulfonauticus submarinus.
TGCCTTATGAGCAGCAGCATCAATACCTAAGGCCAAACCAGATACTACGCATATTCCATTGGCACTTAAATTAGAAGCTATTTCCTGGGCCATTTTGAGGCCATAGGTACTGGCCTTTCGTGACCCAACTAAGGCTATTTTAGGATAAGACAATAAGTTAATGTCTCCTTGATAAAATAAAATAGATGGGGGAGTAGAGATTTCTTTTAATAGTTCTGGATAGATGTCATCAGTTAAAAGTATATACTTGACGTTAGATTTCTTGATAAGTTGTATTTTTTGTTCAGCTAAATTTTGAATTTTAGCTTTATGACTTTGCGATAATTCTATGGTTTTAGAAGTTAGATTCTTTAAAACCTTATCAATATTTTTCCACGCTTGACTCGCTAGATGGGTAATAGAGATGATTTTTTTTATAGAAGCTGGCCCAATGCCTTTTATTGAGGTTAAACATAAAAAGGCAAAAAGCTCTTGTTCTGTATCCAGGCTGTTCATTGAAGCATTTTAAGTTTTTTCTTAGCCTTGGCTACAACGTCACTTTTGGGGTAGTCCTGAAGAAGAATTTTTAGATAAAATTTAGCATTCTCTTTGTCCCCTAACTCAGCATAAGCATAGGCAATTTTTAATAAAGCATGAGATGCTTTGTAATGTGTAGGATAAGAATTAACAATTCGTTTAAAGGTTAGAATAGATTTGGCATATTTGCCCTCACCATAATAACTTTCTCCTATCCAATAAAGGGCATTAGGAACTAATTTACTTTTAGGATAAAATTTTAAAATATTGTTTAACACAGTACGTCCTTTTTTTAATTTATTAGCTAAAATTAAAGAAAGGCCTTTTTGATATAAAAAGTTATCTGACTGCGTTAGGTTTGATTCTTGCTCGCTTACAGAAATATTATTTGTCTTATTTGAAGAAATATCATGAATATTGCTATTGGTGGTTAAAGTAGAATTTTGCGCATTGCTTTCTAACTTAGATATTTTTTGTTCAAGTAAAACTGTTTTACTTTCTAGGTTACCAACTTTTTGCTGAAGTTGAAGAATTTGATTAGAGTTTTTATCTATTGCTTTTTTTTGCTTTAAAAGCTGGTGTTTAAAGTTTAAAGAATTTTCTTCTAGACTTTCCATACGCCACTCTAAAGATTTTGAATTTTGTTGCTTTGGTTGGTGCAAAGAACATCCTATGCTTAACAATACACTTATAAATAATACGCTCGCTTTCGTGTTTTTATACTCAAACATAATTTATTCCTTTTTTATTATTAAATCTAAATATTTTTTATTCTACTCTAAAAATAATTTTCTTTCAAGAATAGAAATTAGAAACAAATTCCAAATTTCAAAATAGCTAACTAAGATATTAACCTGAAAATGAAATTCTCCTCTTGACCTATAAGATAAAGGCATTATTAGTTGATAATGTTAACTATGGAGGCAAAGAAAATGGTTTCACGAAGAAAGTTTATTCAGAGCATGTTAGTGGCAGGTAGCAGTTTAATGTTACCTGGTACAATACAGGCTTATGAGCAGGGAGAAGAGATAGCAACTCTTTTAGATTTAAGTAAGTGTGTTGGCTGTGGGGCATGTGTAGACGCATGTAAGGAAACAAATGCCCATAAATTCCCCAGGCCTAAGAAACCATTTCCTAAAATGTATCCCAAAAGAGTAAAGGTCTCAGATTGGTCTGATAAACAAGATGTAGATGACAGACTGACTCCCTATAATTGGCTTTTTATTCAAACTGCTAGTGGTGTGTGGAAAGGTGAAGAGTTTGAGATTAATATCCCTAGGCGTTGTTTGCATTGTGTAAACCCTCCGTGTGCCAATTTGTGTCCCTGGGGAGCTTGTTCAAAGCAGAAAAATGGTATTGTAAGAATTAATTCCGATATCTGTTTGGGAGGTGCTAAGTGTAAAAAAGTGTGTCCATGGCATATTCCAGAGCGCCAGACAGGTGTTGGTTTATATTTAAAGCTTTTGCCTTCTTATGCTGGTAATGGGGTAATGTATAAATGTGATCGTTGTTATGATAGAATTGCGCAAGGGAAATTGCCAGCTTGTATAGAGGCTTGTCCTGAAGGGGTTCAAACCATTGGCCCACGATCAGAAATTATTGCCAAAGCCCATAAATTGGCAAAAAAGATGAAAGGTTATATTTATGGTGAAAAAGAAAACGGAGGGACAAATACTATATATGTGTCTCCTGTTCCCTTTGAAATTCTCAATAAATTTATTGAAAAGGGACCTGGGCGCCCTCATTTAAGTCAAGTATCTTATTCTATGGCTAAAGAAGAAAATTTGGGTTTTGCTGTACTTACTGCGCCAGTAGCTGGCTTTGCTGCAGGAATTTTAACTGTGTTAAATAAAGTAAAACAGAGGAAGGATCATGAATTGGAGTAAAAATTTTAAAAGGTTTTTTTATTTTTTGGTAATCATGCTAGCTTTTACTGGGTTTGGGCAAATGCCTATTTTTAAACGCTATTATCTTGCAGATATCCCTGGGTTTGGCTGGACAGCTGATTTTTATTTTAATCATCGTTTTCATTATGTGTTATCTATGATTTTGTTGTTAATTTTATCTTTTCAGACAGGGAAGGTACTTGCTTTAGGTAAGATAAAGAAAGTTTCTTTCTGGGGATGGGTAAGTATATTAATGTGGATAGGAGTAGTTGCAACAGGTATTATTAGAGTGTTGAAGAATTTTCCTCATATTTATTTTTCGCCCACTACTGTTGTGATTATTGACTGGAGTCATTTAGGATTTGTTTTCTTATTAGGACTTGCTTTCTTATTGAGAAAATTAATGAGAAAAAGTTATTTTATTTGATTTAATTTATTTAATATTTAATATGTCTAAAATATACTCTAAACGATGGGTATATGTATGTTTCTGTAGAATAATTTTTTTCATATGAGTTTGAATATCTTGTTTTAAGTATTTCTCTTTTTCTAGAGTTGAGATCTTATTAAGTATTTCTTTTTTATTCTGAAATGAAATAAGCTTTATTATATCATTGGGGAAGATATTTAATCCAGTTGAAAAATCAGTTAATAAAAAGCCATTACTTATCCAAACGTCAAAGTGACGTTGATTAAGGCTATTTGGTAAATGAAAGCTAGTTAAATTTAGAATATAATGTGCAGTTGTATAGATATTTTTTAATTGAGAATAATAATCCACAGGTCCAGAAATAGAAATATTTGAAAAAAATTTTTCCCAAGTCATATCTCCTATGATTTGTAATTGAAAATGTTTAGAAATAAATTGAAGAATTTGTATTCTATAATACAGATTTAGTTCTTCTAAATGGGCGCCAATATTGCGTGTTTTTGCAGGAGTAAGTGGTATATATTTTGTTATCCAAGCACAATCTGAACGTTTTCCAGAGTCTATTTGTTTTTTCCCTTGGAATAAAATTTTTGTTTCTAAAGTTTGGCCTGCGAAGTATTTATTTTTATTTGGAAAATGAACTCTGCCAATAAAGGCTATTTCACTTTCCCATTTTTTTTGTTTTTTTGTCTGTTGAAAGAAGCATGGTTCTGTAGCTAGGGGTAAGTAAAAAACTTTACTAAAGCCTGCTTGTTTTAGGAAAGGAGTAAAAAAATTATCTGTAATGAATATAGGTAGTTGAGAGATAAAGTTGCCTTTAAATTTGGTTAAAATATACCAAGGATTATCTACTATCCAAAGGGCTAAAGGAATATTTGCGGCTTGAAAAATGGCCTGTACTACTCCTAGCTTGTCTAATCCTCTGCCGTTTAAAGAAATAACTAAACAAGGTCTTTCAATAGAAAGATCTTGTTTGAGGTTTTGAGGAGAGGTTATAGTTTTTAGTTGAAGATGAAAGCCTAATTTTTGAGCGGCTAAATCAATTTCTTGAGTTAAGAGATTGTTTTTGTGAGCTAGAAGCCAAATTTTTTTTTGTACAAGAGAAGTGCTTGGTTTATAAATTTGACCCAAGATAGGTTGCCAAAAAGAAGGGAAGTATTCTAACGAAGGATGGTATAACCAGATTTCAGCCAAATTTATTAAATCATTATTTAATTTATTGGGGGGTAATAAGATAATGTTTTGGGTGAAAGGATCTAATTTATTTAGAATTTGAGGAGTTTCTAAAACAAAAAATTTTGAAGCTTTTGGGACTAAGTGAGGTAAAATTGTTTGGTTTGGTCCTATACCTAAAAAAAGAGGGAATTGTCCTGGCTTAATTTTTTTAAAAAATATTTTACCGTGGCCGAGAGTCTTTTCTTGACCTGTCTCTGTTTTTATCCTTAAATTCTCAATTTGACGCATGCTATTTTTATGAATTAATGACTGTGGGTGTATTTTTTATAAACATTTTAAGTTTTTATAGGAATTTATTTAAAAAGTGAAGCAATACAGAGATTATT
It encodes:
- the ybgF gene encoding tol-pal system protein YbgF — its product is MFEYKNTKASVLFISVLLSIGCSLHQPKQQNSKSLEWRMESLEENSLNFKHQLLKQKKAIDKNSNQILQLQQKVGNLESKTVLLEQKISKLESNAQNSTLTTNSNIHDISSNKTNNISVSEQESNLTQSDNFLYQKGLSLILANKLKKGRTVLNNILKFYPKSKLVPNALYWIGESYYGEGKYAKSILTFKRIVNSYPTHYKASHALLKIAYAYAELGDKENAKFYLKILLQDYPKSDVVAKAKKKLKMLQ
- a CDS encoding 4Fe-4S dicluster domain-containing protein, which translates into the protein MVSRRKFIQSMLVAGSSLMLPGTIQAYEQGEEIATLLDLSKCVGCGACVDACKETNAHKFPRPKKPFPKMYPKRVKVSDWSDKQDVDDRLTPYNWLFIQTASGVWKGEEFEINIPRRCLHCVNPPCANLCPWGACSKQKNGIVRINSDICLGGAKCKKVCPWHIPERQTGVGLYLKLLPSYAGNGVMYKCDRCYDRIAQGKLPACIEACPEGVQTIGPRSEIIAKAHKLAKKMKGYIYGEKENGGTNTIYVSPVPFEILNKFIEKGPGRPHLSQVSYSMAKEENLGFAVLTAPVAGFAAGILTVLNKVKQRKDHELE
- a CDS encoding glycosyltransferase family protein, which translates into the protein MRQIENLRIKTETGQEKTLGHGKIFFKKIKPGQFPLFLGIGPNQTILPHLVPKASKFFVLETPQILNKLDPFTQNIILLPPNKLNNDLINLAEIWLYHPSLEYFPSFWQPILGQIYKPSTSLVQKKIWLLAHKNNLLTQEIDLAAQKLGFHLQLKTITSPQNLKQDLSIERPCLVISLNGRGLDKLGVVQAIFQAANIPLALWIVDNPWYILTKFKGNFISQLPIFITDNFFTPFLKQAGFSKVFYLPLATEPCFFQQTKKQKKWESEIAFIGRVHFPNKNKYFAGQTLETKILFQGKKQIDSGKRSDCAWITKYIPLTPAKTRNIGAHLEELNLYYRIQILQFISKHFQLQIIGDMTWEKFFSNISISGPVDYYSQLKNIYTTAHYILNLTSFHLPNSLNQRHFDVWISNGFLLTDFSTGLNIFPNDIIKLISFQNKKEILNKISTLEKEKYLKQDIQTHMKKIILQKHTYTHRLEYILDILNIK